The Bradyrhizobium sp. B097 genome contains the following window.
CGCCAGCCAACGATCCTGCGGGCGTAGGCGTCGATGACGAAGGCGACGTAGACAAAGCCGGTCCAGGTCGCGACATAGGTGAAGTCGGAGAGCCAGAGGACGTTTGGCTTTGGCGCCTTGAACTGGCGGTTGACGTGATCGAGCGGGCATGGCGCGGCCTTGTCGCTAATCGTGGTCTTGACAGGCTTGCCGCGGATCACCCCTTGCAGACCCATGTCCCGCATCAATCGAGACACCGTGCAACGGGCAACATCGAAGCCTTCGCGCTTGAGCTGCCGCCAGACCTTGCGCACGCCGTAGACAGAGAAGTTCTGATCGAACACCCGCCGAACCTCGATCTTCAGGGCAGCATCCTGCCTGGCGCGCGCCGACAGATTTGCCGGATCGCGCCGCTTGGCGACATGGGCGTGGTAGGTCGAGGGGGCGATCGGCAAGACCTTGCAGATCGGCTCGACCCCATGCGCCCCACGATGTTCGTCGATGAAGGCGATCATGGCTTGGACCGGCGGTCGAGCTCCGCCGTCGCAAAATAGGCGCTGGCCTTGCGCAGGATCTCGTTGGCCTGCCGAAGCTCCCGGTTCTCCCGCTCGAGCGCCTTCAGCTTCTCCGCCATGTCGGTCGGAACGCCGGCCCGCTGCCCGCTGTCAATCTCAGCCTTCTTGACCCAGTCATGCAGCGTCTGCGGCGTGCAGCCGATCTTGGCCGCAATAGAGGTCACCGCCGCCCAGCGCG
Protein-coding sequences here:
- a CDS encoding IS3 family transposase (programmed frameshift), which encodes MSKTTNKFSPEVRARAVRMVLDHASEHPSRWAAVTSIAAKIGCTPQTLHDWVKKAEIDSGQRAGVPTDMAEKLKALERENRELRQANEILRKASAYFCDGGARPPVQAMIAFIDEHRGAHGVEPICKVLPIAPSTYHAHVAKRRDPANLSARARQDAALKIEVRRVFDQNFSVYGVRKVWRQLKREGFDVARCTVSRLMRDMGLQGVIRGKPVKTTISDKAAPCPLDHVNRQFKAPKPNVLWLSDFTYVATWTGFVYVAFVIDAYARRIVGWRASRTAHAGFVRDALEQALHDRRPVHRCGLVHHSDRGSQYFSIKYTERLAEAGIEPSVGSVGDSYDNALAETINGLYKAEVIHRRGLWRNFEAVEFATLEWVDWFNNRRLLEPIGNIPPAEAEQRYYAMLEQSAMAA